One window of the Cotesia glomerata isolate CgM1 linkage group LG10, MPM_Cglom_v2.3, whole genome shotgun sequence genome contains the following:
- the LOC123272655 gene encoding uncharacterized protein LOC123272655, with amino-acid sequence MKFNYIKYIEMIILENPISGISPIRTLSTIKLNDTIDNNQCIRMKIIESFSSFWNSSIFTSQTVPQKIFMDELELKDRLNHSVFSEATDELRIVKYFFHDGYYFLSTKDQKFNEHEKHNLRGSLLLCQSDNYPASFVLAGILIDTIDGFPLYDFISQNKKIQDQLDIIEGLEPKFKDNNLELILRSYVSQLYPKNYKLKTNIL; translated from the exons ATGAAATTCAATTACATAAAATACATTGAGAtgataattttggaaaatccaatCAGCGGTATCAGCCCAATTCGCACTTTATCAACAATAAAACTAAATGATACAATCGACAACAATCAATGTATTCGTATGAAAATCATCGAATCTTTTAGTTCATTTTGGAATTCTAGCATTTTTACATCACAAACTGTcccacaaaaaatttttatggatgAATTAGAATTGAAGGACCGATTGAACCATTCTGTGTTCAGTGAGGCGACAGACGAGCTTCGCatagttaaatatttcttccATGATGGCTATTACTTTTTATCCACTAAAGATCAGAAATTTAATGAACAT GAGAAACACAATTTGAGGGGATCCCTGCTACTCTGTCAATCCGATAATTATCCAGCGAGCTTTGTCTTGGCTGGAATATTGATTGATACAATTGACGGCTTTCCACTGTATGATTTTATCAGTCAGAATAAGAAGATACAAGATCAACTTGACATCATCGAAGGACTTGAACCAAAATTTAAAGATAACAACTTGGAATTGATTTTACGCTCGTATGTTAGTCAGCTCTatccgaaaaattataaattaaaaactaatatcttataa